In the Silvanigrella aquatica genome, TTACAGGAGGAACACTTCTATCAATTTTTGTGACAATGGAAATGAAAGAAAAAAATAGCTGATATTTTTAAAACATTAATAACTATTGTTTTAAAAGAACTCGACTTTAAAGTAGTTTCCCCATTTAGGGGTTACAATGAATCCTATTCATTCTTGAATCGGGTTTTAATATATTTGAAGATTCTTTTATTGAACTTGTAAAAAGGATTATAAAAAAAACCACATTTTTAATGTTTTAAATACATTTATAAATTTTATTAAACGCACATTTTTGAAGAGACAAATAAATCAAAATTTTTTCATGCAACTTAAATTACTTGTTATATGATCAAATAGTATTGTCAAGCCGTTTTTTTTTTCATATCTGCAACTCAGTACAACAACATATAAGAAGTTATTATAATATATTTTTAATTGATTTAAATTAATTTATATGAGAAAGTATTTTTGACATTTTTTAAATAATTAGAGAAAGCTTAGCCATGACAAGTATAATCAAATTTAAAAACATTGTTACCTCCTCGCTATTTCCAGAGTATCAATTAGAAATGAATTATGAAAATGAAATTGCAAATTCAATTTCATATCTTTCTTCAAAAAATGCTTTAAATAGCATTGAAAGCGACCCCTATTGGCCTAAATGGGATTCTCCGTGGTGGCATATGCTATTGCTTTATGAAATGAATGAAACTAAAAAAATTCCCGAAATCACAATTTTAAAAATGGTAGAGAAACTCAAAAATTTACCAATTAAATACTTTCCCATTTATCCAGAAGAAATTCCCGAAAATATAAGTAAACTCCGCGACACGTCCTGTCACTGTGCCTTAGGTAACATTTATCAAGTTTTATTTGACTATGGAGTTAATGTTGATAAAGAACTTCCTTGGATTAAATCTTGGTTTTTTAAATATCAAATGAGAGATGGAGGATTGAATTGCGATGAAAAAGCCTATCATGAAACAGAAGAATGCCCTAGCTCCATAGTAGGAACTATTGGCGCCTTTGAAGCTGTACTTCTAAATTACACAGAAAATAATGATTGCCATGAAGAAATCAAATTTATCGATCAATGTGCTCAGTTTTTTATTGAAAGAAAATTAATGCTAGGATCTTCTAGTAAGCACAATCATGAAGAATGCCTTGATGAGGAGAAATGGCAGAAAACATGTTTTCCCCGATTTTATCTCTATGATATTTTACGCGGTCTTACAGCATTGCTAAAATGGTCTCATCTTCGTTCTAAACCCATTCCCTTAAGTTCTATTTTTGATGCCACATCTCTTCTCATTCAAAGCTCTCCAGATGGATTCATAAGAAACCAAAGACAAAGTTACTCCGGAGTAAATTCCTATTTTATAAATCCCAATAATCATAAAACAGAAAAAAAAGAGGCTTCATTTTTTTCTTTGCTTAAAGAAACAAGTATTTTAAATAATATTTCTCCCTATCTTACCAGGCATTGGTCAGAAGCAAAACTTATGCTCATGTCACTTATCAATAAAAATCTTATTTATTAATTTTGATATGTTTCCCACAAATATTTAGATTACCAAGTCTAACTTTATTAGTTCTGCAATAGTTAATACCCATCAGCATTCGGTAAGAATAAATTTTCTGCTTAAAATTTAATCGCATTCAAACAAATGTTACTATTTTTAATTTCAATAATTCCGCCAATTTGATTTTCAATACAAGCATCTTTTTTTAAGCTAATATAAAGATTGTATAATTCTTTCTGGCTATTTGGAAAAGACGAACTATGTATTGAAAATACAGGAATGCATGAAATTTTGTGCGCGTCTAAAAATGGGAATGCTTTTATTTCTAAGTTAACTAAATAAGGGAATAAGCCTTCGTGAATGCAATAATTTTTTGAACTATCCATTGTTATTTTATAATTATTTAAAATTTTCCATTCGTCCCAGTTTATTTTTTCAATGCCTAACCAAGAAGGTTTCCAAAGAGGTAATAATAATAGTATTATTATTAGAATTTTTTTTGGTACAACTTGGTTTTTTAAAAGGCCATATAATGCAAAAGCCCAGATAGCAAGAGGATAATATAAACTGTATTCTGAAGGATTTCCTTGAGAAACACCATATAAAACTATAATTGGAAGAGAAGCAAATAAAACTTCCAGATTGAATAATGGAATAAAAAGCATTGGTATATATAAAATTTTCCATCCAGAAGAATAAAATAAATTTTTAGCAAAAATTATTGGATTATTTATTAAATTTATTAAAATCTCAAAAGGAGAACTTCCCCATTGTCTCCACCATCCAATATATCCAACCTCCTGAATATTGCTCAATCTCAAAAAATAAGGCTTTACAATACCAAAGTTAATGAATCCAAAAAATATGCTTAATAAAATTAAAAATAATGGCATATAAAATGATATTTCTGTTTGATTATTTTTTACTTTATTTATAATTATTTTAAATGCTATAGCAATTGAAAATCCTATTATATAAATAATAGCATCCTCTTTTACACTTAAAAATAAAAAAGCATAAATAATTAGTGGTATATTTTTTTTATCTAAATAAGATGTCAGTATTGCAAATAAAAATAAAGGGTAAAAGAATTCTGGATAAAAATTTCCATGCAAAGCTTGAACAGTAAATCCGCAAGTCCACCAGCAGATTGAAGATAAATATGCAATTGAGCTTTCATATCCTAGCTGTTTAGCAATTTTAATAATTTGTATTCCTGGAATCCACAGTATTATGGAAGATAAAATAACTAACAATAATGGATGTGGAATAATATAATAAAATGGGAGTACTAAAAATAAAACCCAATTTTGATGGATACCAAAGTGATAAATTTGTGTAATATCTTCATATCCCCAATGTCCATTAATGGCATTTTGTAATAAGCCTTCAAATATACTAAAATCTATTCCCGATATTTTAAAGCCATAGTACCGTGACAAAGAATCACATATATAGGAAACAAAAGATAAAATTATAAGAGAAAAATATACACGTTTAGAAGGTTCTGAAAAGAAATTTTTTTTATTTTTAATAATATTTATTTTAAATAAAAAATAAATTATAATTGACAGACCAATTACTGCATAGTGATAATTTCTAAGTTCAAAAAGCTTTCCACCTCCTGATAACAGACCTATTAAGGGTATACAAAACATGATATTAAATGCGATAAATAAAAAATTCATTAAAATAACCAATTTAGTAATGTTAAGTTATAAAAAAACATAAAAAAATTAAATAATATTAAAATTTTTAGTTTGTTTGAAAAATTAATTGGTTTTATTTGAAAAATCCCAAAAAAATTTCTTGTAACATTGACAATAAATAAATTTTAATTTATTTATTGTCAACTAAAATCGGTTCTAATGCAGGTTTTTTAAAAACAAACGAAATGTTATGGTTATTACAACAAAAATATATTTGAGAAAAATGGTAAAATATTAGTCACTTCTCATAATCAAAATGAAGTAATTTGGCAGCTTTTAGATGATTATGATTTAAAAAATGAAAATGCTAGAATTTTAAGTTTAAAAGTAGTTAATAAATTAAATCACTCTGTTTCGAATGTGGGAAGATTTTTTTATGTTACGAGGCCGTAATTGATTCAGAATGGATATTCGTCGAAGGAAGATATGTCTGCACGTACCAACATGCGAGCAGAGCTCGGCTTGGAGAGGAGAGCCATCGGAAAATCTGCCGGAGGAGCAATAGCTAAAATTCACATTGCCGCCGATGCGCATGGTAATCCGATCGATTTTGGTTAGACTTGCTAAACACAAAAAACTATGTATTATCAGATATTTAATAACAAACCTTATTTATATAATTCTTATTTTTTTGCAAAACCTTCCCAAATTAAAGGATGCCATAAGTTTTTGTCATCAAATTTTGTTGTTTTAGGCAGTATAGGATTTTTCAAATAAAAGATTTTTCTTGTATTTAAATGAGAGATTTCTAAAAATTTTTTATTATATTTATCAAATACACTTTGAAATGATCCATCCTGTAAGGCAATTTTAAATCCATCTTTTATTCGAGATTCTAAATTCTTATCTTTCTTATTAACGAAAAAATAATAGCCTGTTGGATATGCAATTGCCCATTTATCTATAACTGTGATATTAAATTCATTCTCACGATCCTTTGCAATGGGATACACCTCTAAAGCACCCAAAGGAAAAATATCGAATCTTTTAGCTACAAGCATAGGGAATAAATTGAGGTACGCTGTGGTTGTTTGCACATTAATTTTATTACTTTCTAATACAGTCGTATCAGGCCAATCAAAAACTTGCCCCGCACTTAATGCCGTCAATTCTTTTAAAGTCGTTACATTTTCAAGTTTGTCTTTATCAGATTTAAGCACAATAGGTATCCTAACACCAAGTAAACCTTTAAATAAACAAATACGAATGGCTTTTGCCGATTTTTCTCTATCTATTGAGCTCATTGAGGCAATTACGTTAACTTCCGCATTCTTGCGATCTAATTCCTGAAACGCCCTTGATTGTGACATTTTTATTGATTTTACCAATTCATAACTACCATATTTATTTTTTGATTTATCTAAAACTAATTTTAACACTGCCAATTCATAATTTAATGAATCATCATTTTGTGATGCGGAAAGATTGTGTTTAATTATAGTAGCAGCAAATATTTGAGGTATCATACAAAATAAGAAAAATAAGAAAAATAAAAAAACAAAAACCTTTATATATCTGATTATATTAATCATAAAATCCGTTTCCTTAATTTTTTCACAAGATAACTCTTATTAAAAGTATCATATTGGAGTTTTAGAATAAATGTAACCACTAAAGAAAAAAACATGTTGCTATTTGACTAATTTTCGTACCTTTTTTAAGGACAGCTGTAAGCAACGCCAGAGAAAATTTGCGATCTTATGTTTGAATTCCAATTTCTTAATGCATCTTGTGAAATAACCAAATGCGTTGCCCCTTTTTCACCAGCTTGATTTCTCAAATCATTAATAATATACGGCTCATCACCACTGTGAGTTGATTGAGATGTTTGAATAGGAACACAATGATAACGCGGAACACAATGTGGAGAATTTGAAGGACAAAAATTATAATCGCATTGTGAAATGGTGTGATTTTCAGGTCGAACCATTCGATCGGTAAGGACAGTTCCTAAATTCTTACAATCATTTCTATTTAAAGAATTTACAACATTGACCCTGGCGCCTTCTTCTGTCAATCTTCTATCTTTATCCGAACAACTTATTAAGAAGAATAAAGCAATAAAAGACAAATATAAACCAATAATTTTCATTTTATTCCTTATTATAACTTTATTAATAAACATTTTAATATTAGAAAACTTCTAAAAAATCCCATTTATTAAAATAAATAGTTGATGCTTTTTCTAAATAAATTTTTAAAAGTTGTCAAATTTAAATTTATAATTATGAAATATTTTATTAAGTATAATTAAATATATTATGTATATTATTTAATATACATAATTTTAAAATTTATTAACAAGCCAAAACAAAAACGAAATGAATATACTTATAAGAATACAAGTTGTAATAGGCAGATAAAAAGAAAAATTCTCATTTTTAAAATATAAATCCTCAGGCAATATCTGAGCTTTTTTTCAAGACTTCTTTTGCTAATGAAATTGCTGGTGTTGTATTAGCTGTTGATCTTATACTTATGACTTTACTATCCTCATTGAATTTATTATTTTCCATTAAATTTTCAATTAATTTCAAAAAATAATGTACATTTACACTAAAAAAATATTCCATCTCTTTCAAATTAGGAGTTTCACTTTCTCCATAGGGACTGGCTCAATGCACTAGCAAATCAATATTTTGAATGTTGTTTAAAAAAATATTTAAATTTTCAATAATGTTAACTTTGGAAATATCTTGTGATAAATAATTTATATTTTTAAAATCAGGATTTTCTTTTTGCCCTATAGCATAAATTTCATATTTTTCATTTGCATTCAGGTCTTGACAAATTGAATTTCCTAAGCGACTAGAACCACCTATTATAAGCGCTATTTTTTTTGATAATTCATGTTTATTTTCTCCATATATTATTTAGTCTATATTTTAATAACACTTTGGAAGTAAATCTATCGAAATATTTAAAGTCTCGAAATTTTGTATACCATAATTCTGCGATTATCTCACAATATTCTTATTTTCTATAAATAAAAATCTCTATCAAAACTCTCCCTCATTCTATGCGCTGGAGCCCTTTCCAGTTGTGTTGTAAATAACGCACCAATGGAAGGAGTTTTATTAACCAATACCTCTTCTCCTGTTGCAGCAATATCCAACGTGGGTGCTAGTAAAACAGGAAAATCTTGTGCGAAGGGATTTTTAGGTTTTGCCCTTGGAAAAACATCGCTCGATGAAGCCATGAAGAATGGAAATATTACAAAAATATCTTATGTTGAGCGTGAAGATTTTAATTTCTTATTAATAGCCGCAAGTCACTATATTGTAGTTAAGGGTGAATGATATTTTTGCCAGTACAATATTGCTAAATTTATTTAAGTTTGCAAAATAATTCTCTAATCGATGTTTATTAACTTTACAGTTTAGCCATACCTGAAATTTTAACATCAAGACTTACTAATATTTTTAATAGCGTATCTGTTGTAGCATTGTGATAATGATCAAGTTCATAACGAGCAATTTGCCTAGATAACGCCAGCAACCATCAATATCATTAGGTTCGAACTTTGAAGTAACAAAACTGCCATCAATCCAAATTCTTTTAACACCTGCCTGCCTAAAATTTTCAATAGCACTTTTTAACCCTATCATGAGCGCTTCTCTTCTTGGATTGCTATTTCCAAATCTAAATTTTACTTGCTCAAGAATTGCCACATGCTCTCCAGGGGGCAAATTTATATATTCAAATAAATTAACAATTAATTTTTAATTTATTCACTCAAATTATAAGTTTTCATTTGATCTTTCGTGTATCTTTCTCCTGCTATAACATGGGAGGGCGCTATTTTACTCATTGCTTTTAATTCGTCCTCAGTTAGTTTGATATTTGCAGCTTGAATATTTTCAAGAAGATACCGTTCGCGTTTTGTTCCAGGAATGGGAACAATATTGTCACCTTTTGCTAACACCCAGGCAAGAGCTAATTGCGCTACAGTGCAATTTTTCTTTTTAGAAATTTCTTTTAATTCTAAAATAATTGCATTATTTTTTCTTAAATTTTCTTCTTTAAAACGGGGTAAATTATGCCTAAAATCATCTTTAGAAAGATCTTCTAATTTTAAATTATCCGTTAAAAGCTGTCGGCTAAGAGGGCTATATGCAACAAATCCAATCCCATATTTACGGCACATATCGAGAACACCGTTTTCTTCTACTCCCCTACTCATTAAAGAATATTCACTTTGAACTGCAGACAGCCCCGCTCTTCCATCGGTATATTTTAATAGAGCTAAGTGTGCTCTTTCAATTTGCTCAGCTCTTGCTTCCGAAATACCAATGTGAAGAATTTTTTTATCGTTCCATAATTGAGCAAAAGCTTTCATGCTTTCTTCAAGAGGTGCACTTTGAGGACCTTTTTCATCAATACGATGTAAATAATAAATATCAATGTAGTCTGTTTGAAGACGCTTTAAACTATCATGACAGCATGTCATAATGTAATCGCAAGTGTTGTTAACAACTCTTTTTGTAGAATCCGATTTGTCTCTGACTAATCCACATTTAGTAGCGACGACAATATTTTTCCTGTCATGATTTTTTATGAACTCACCTATTAAAAGTTCGTTTTCACCTGTGCCATAGATGTCTGCTGTATCAAAAAAATTAATGCCCGCATTCAATGCTGTTTTCAAGGTTTTTAATGATTCTTCTTTTGAAGCTTGACCATAAAATTCGGACATACCCATACAGCCAAGACCCTGGCTCGATACTTTGAGATTTCCTAAAAATCGGGAAGAAAATATTTGCATAAATATTGTTCCTTTTTATAAAATTTTCACTTTGAAATTGAACTAACCCTATGAGACCAGCTACAACAATTAATACTTCTTCAAGAGCCATTATTAAAACTTCTTTTTTAATTTTCATTTAAAAAGGATTCAATCATTTTATAAGACCTCTTTGTTGCAAGTTCATTATATGCAGATCCTGAATTAATATTGCTTCCTGCCAAAGGATTTGTAAAACTATGTGCTGAATTTGCAAAAGTGACTACTGTAACATCAGATTTTAAATTTGCCATTTCTTTCTTGAAAAGATCTATCTCTTCCATAGAAATAAAAGGATCTTTTTCTCCATGAAATATTAATACCTTTTGAGATGACTTCTTTTGAATATTTTTAGTTCCAAAAAATATTTTCCCATGCAGCGTA is a window encoding:
- a CDS encoding DUF2079 domain-containing protein gives rise to the protein MNFLFIAFNIMFCIPLIGLLSGGGKLFELRNYHYAVIGLSIIIYFLFKINIIKNKKNFFSEPSKRVYFSLIILSFVSYICDSLSRYYGFKISGIDFSIFEGLLQNAINGHWGYEDITQIYHFGIHQNWVLFLVLPFYYIIPHPLLLVILSSIILWIPGIQIIKIAKQLGYESSIAYLSSICWWTCGFTVQALHGNFYPEFFYPLFLFAILTSYLDKKNIPLIIYAFLFLSVKEDAIIYIIGFSIAIAFKIIINKVKNNQTEISFYMPLFLILLSIFFGFINFGIVKPYFLRLSNIQEVGYIGWWRQWGSSPFEILINLINNPIIFAKNLFYSSGWKILYIPMLFIPLFNLEVLFASLPIIVLYGVSQGNPSEYSLYYPLAIWAFALYGLLKNQVVPKKILIIILLLLPLWKPSWLGIEKINWDEWKILNNYKITMDSSKNYCIHEGLFPYLVNLEIKAFPFLDAHKISCIPVFSIHSSSFPNSQKELYNLYISLKKDACIENQIGGIIEIKNSNICLNAIKF
- a CDS encoding amino acid ABC transporter substrate-binding protein; the protein is MINIIRYIKVFVFLFFLFFLFCMIPQIFAATIIKHNLSASQNDDSLNYELAVLKLVLDKSKNKYGSYELVKSIKMSQSRAFQELDRKNAEVNVIASMSSIDREKSAKAIRICLFKGLLGVRIPIVLKSDKDKLENVTTLKELTALSAGQVFDWPDTTVLESNKINVQTTTAYLNLFPMLVAKRFDIFPLGALEVYPIAKDRENEFNITVIDKWAIAYPTGYYFFVNKKDKNLESRIKDGFKIALQDGSFQSVFDKYNKKFLEISHLNTRKIFYLKNPILPKTTKFDDKNLWHPLIWEGFAKK
- a CDS encoding DUF2905 domain-containing protein — protein: MPEDLYFKNENFSFYLPITTCILISIFISFLFWLVNKF
- a CDS encoding TRL-like family protein codes for the protein MEGVLLTNTSSPVAAISNVGASKTGKSCAKGFLGFALGKTSLDEAMKNGNITKISYVEREDFNFLLIAASHYIVVKGE
- a CDS encoding DUF6932 family protein produces the protein MPPGEHVAILEQVKFRFGNSNPRREALMIGLKSAIENFRQAGVKRIWIDGSFVTSKFEPNDIDGCWRYLGKLLVMNLIIITMLQQIRY
- a CDS encoding aldo/keto reductase; translation: MQIFSSRFLGNLKVSSQGLGCMGMSEFYGQASKEESLKTLKTALNAGINFFDTADIYGTGENELLIGEFIKNHDRKNIVVATKCGLVRDKSDSTKRVVNNTCDYIMTCCHDSLKRLQTDYIDIYYLHRIDEKGPQSAPLEESMKAFAQLWNDKKILHIGISEARAEQIERAHLALLKYTDGRAGLSAVQSEYSLMSRGVEENGVLDMCRKYGIGFVAYSPLSRQLLTDNLKLEDLSKDDFRHNLPRFKEENLRKNNAIILELKEISKKKNCTVAQLALAWVLAKGDNIVPIPGTKRERYLLENIQAANIKLTEDELKAMSKIAPSHVIAGERYTKDQMKTYNLSE